A stretch of DNA from Candidatus Pseudomonas phytovorans:
GCAGATCCATGGCCTGATCGCCAAACTGCAACAAACCGCCAGCAACGCCGTGCTGACCATGGAAAGCGGCCACCGCCAGGCGCAGGAAGGCGTCGACCGTGTAATGCAGGCTGACGAGGCGCTGGTGGGGATCAGCGAAGCTGTGGCCAACATCACCGATATGGCCACCCAGATTGCCGCAGCGACCGAGGAGCAGACTGCAGTGGCCGACGAGATCAGCCGCAACATCAGCACCATCGCCGAGCTCGCCGACCAGACCGCCGAACAGGCGCAGCACTCGGCATTATTGAGCGAGGAGCTGACCAGCACAGCGGGGAGCCAGTACTCGCTGGTGGAGCGGTTCAACCGCTAACGCTCGCAACCTGGCACTCCATCGCAGGGGATGGCACCGGCTTCGCCGGTGTTCGCGGGCACGCCCGCTCCCACAGAGTCCGTGCAGGCCTGATTACCGGCGCTACCAGTCCAGGCTCAAGCGGCTCTCGAAGTAGCGCTCTTCCCCGCTCAGCGGGTCCTCGAAGCGCAGGCTCTGTGCCAACAACTTCAGCGGCCGCTGGTAATCATCCTCTTCATTCAGCAGTTGCGGATAGAACGGGTCATTGCTGATTCCCGCCCCCAGCGCTGCCATGTGCACGCGCAACTGATGGGTTTTGCCGGTCACCGGCGACAACCCATAGCGCCAAAGCTCGCCGTTCTTCTCCAGCACCTCGGCCAGGGTTTCGCTGTTGGCCTCCCCTTCCACTTCGTGCATACGGAAAAACGGCTCGCCATGCACCAGGCGGCTTTTGTGCACCAGCGGAAAAACATGCTGCGGCATCGCTGCGGCAATGGCCTGGTAGCGCTTGTCGATGCGCCGTTCTGGGAACAAGCGCTGGTAAGCACTGCGGGTATGCGGGTTGGCGGAAAAAAGCACAAGCCCGGCCGTGTGCCGGTCGATGCGGTGCAACGGCACCAGGTGCGGGTTGTCCAGGCGGCGAATCAAGCGGCGCAGCAAGGTGTGCTCGACGTATTCACCGGTTGGCGTCACCGGCAGGAAATGCGGCTTGTCGGCCACCACCAGGTGTTCATCCACATGCAGCAGCGTTTCCTGCACCGGGATGGGGCGCTCGTTCGGCACTTCACGGAAGTAGTGCAGGCGCATGCCGCGCTTGTACGGCAACCCGGCCGAAACGGCGTGCCCTTCGGCATTCAGCACGCGGCCACGGGCAAAGCGGTCGAGCCACTGGGCGCGGTCGATGGCCTTGAAATGGTCACACAGGCAATCGAGCACCGTCGCCCAGTTACCGGGGGGCAGGCACACCGTGCTGGCTTGCTGGTGAGCAGGGTCGAAAGGCGTGGTCATGGCAGGGCTCGAAACATTCAAGGCCGCGCATTATCCCCCAAGCCTGCGCCGTCAACCAGCCTCGGCAATCGCCTCGCTGCGCGCCTTCAGCCAGCGCAGCACCTGAACGGGCTCCCAACGGCCAGGATCATAGAGGGCATACAGCAACCCCTGATAACCCACCACATCCAGCCCGCGATGGTAACCGGCGCGCTGGAACAGGGCTTCGATCTCGGCGAAGCAGGTGTTGAAGTGGACTTTTCCGAACGGGGTACGGTCATCAGTGACCAGGCCTTCGAGGCGCAGTTCCAGCACGGCGTCGGCCACCCGCTCGACGGGCATGCGGTTGACGCTGTACTTGAGTTGCTCGACGTTGAGCATGAGTTCACCTCGATACTGTATTTATATACAGCATACGAACATCCCCTTGTCGTCGTCAATGCGGTTCATTGCAGCCCCGGCAGATAGCCGCTGCCTTTGCGGATGGTCAGCACTTGCCGCCGGGGCGAACCGCGCGATACAGACAGGTGCACCCAGTTATCGAATTCGAGGATCAGTTGATCGAAAGGGACAGCGCTGTTGCTGATTCTGCGCACGGTCTCGCGCGGGCTGACTTCGATCACCGTGAAATCGGCCGCCAAACCCTGAACGTGCTGGCTTTTCGGGGCACCGCCGATCAATCGGTTGACCCTCTCGCTGCGGTAGCCGCTGCTGACGATGATGGGCGCATCGAACAACGCGCGCACTTGCTCGAGCGCACCGCACAGCAGCTGCAGGTTGGCCCGGGCTTCGGGCGATGGCGTGTTGTCAAACCCGTCCCTGGCGGCAAGCTGTGAAACGGTCATTTCATCAAGCGTGAAATGCGGAGTGATCAACATGGCGAAGCTCCCGATGACTGAATATGGGCACCAGCGTCACTGCGCCGGCACCTGATCATCAGCCCACATCCATCACCTTGGAGCGGGGTTACAGCTCCCCTGGAGCCATCATTGCGCGAGAAACGCCACCACCTGCTCGGCATCGAACGGCCAGTGCAGTTCGCCGCCATTGTCACAACGCTTGAGCACGGGAATGATCAGGCCATAGAGCTCGAACAGCGCCTCGTTCTCGGCGATATCGACCAACTCGACCAACAGGCCATGATCGACAAAAGGCATCAGCACCCCCTCGGCCACTTCGCACAGGTGGCAGCCGAGGGTGCCGAACAGTTGGCATTCAGGCAACATGGGGTACATTCCGGTTTGGCAGGGAGAAACCTATTCTAGGTCCGTCCTGCCATCCGTGCACCTGACCTGGCTCAATCCTGGCTGGTGGCGCCGATACGGTGCAGCGACAAATCCGCACCCTGGAATTCCTGCTCATGGCTCAAGCGCAGCCCATGCAGCGCGCGGATTACGCCATACACGGCAAATCCTCCGACCAGTGCAACCACCACGCCCATCAGGCTGCCCAGCAACTGGCTGACAAGGCTGACACCGCCCATCCCGCCCAGTGCCGCCTGGCCGAAGACGCCGCAGGCAATGCCGCCCCACACGCCGCACAGGCCATGCAGTGGCCACACGCCCAGCACGTCGTCGATCTTCCAACGGTTCTGCGCTGCGGTGAATGTCCAGACGAACAACGCGCCGGCCACCAGGCCGGTTGTCAGTGCGCCAATCGGGTGCATCAGGTCGGAACCGGCGCAAATCGCCACTAGCCCGGCCAACGGCCCGTTGTGCAGGAAGCCCGGGTCGTTACGACCGGCCAACAAGGCCGACAGGGTGCCACCGACCATGGCCATGAGCGAGTTGATCGCCACCAGGCCGCTGACGCCCTGCAGCGTTTGAGCACTCATCACGTTGAAGCCGAACCAGCCGATGATCAGAATCCACGAGCCCAGCGCCAGAAAAGGAATGCTCGACGGCGCAAACGCCACCAACCGGCCATCCCGGTAACGTCCACGGCGCGCGCCCAGCAGCAGCACTGCGGCCAAGGCTAGCCAGCCACCCATCGCATGCACAACCACCGAGCCGGCAAAATCATGGAAAGGCGCGCCGAAGCGGGCCTGCAACCAGGCTTGCAGCCCCAGGTTGCCATTCCAGACCACGCCCTCGAAGAACGGGTAGATGAACGCCACGATCAACGCCGTGGCACACAACTGCGGCACGAAGCGCGCCCGCTCGGCAATGCCCCCGGAGATGATCGCCGGGATCGCCGCAGCAAATGTCAGCAGAAAGAAGCATTTGACCAGCGAATAACCATGATCAGCCGCCAGCACCGCTGCCGGCTGGAAAAAATTGACGCCATAGGCTATCCAGTAACCGATGAAGAAATACACCAGCGCCGAGATGGCAAAGTCGCTGAGGATCTTCGACAAGGCGTTGACCTGGTTCTTGTGGCGCACCGTACCCACTTCGAGGAACGCGAAGCCGGCATGCATGGCCAGCACCAGAATGGCGCCCATGAGAATGAACAGGGTATTGGAACCATGGACCAGGGAGTCCATCGCGCTGTGCATGTTTTCCATGAAATAGGCAGACCTGCTGAAAAAGGCACCAGGACAGTTCAAGAACCTGCATCCCTGCACCGAATCGGTGCCAGCCCCCTGCCCTGTTTCGGTGAGCGGGTCGGAGCCTGCGTGGTTTTTTCTTGGGTTTGTCGTGGATTGGGTTAAGGTTTATCGGTATTCGCTGCGTTGGCGCCCCGAATCGGCGTAATGCCTGCCAGCGACGCCCCGCAACGTGGCAAAGCCTAAGCAAGGCGCATACCAGCGCAGGCACTTGAACCTTCCGCGCGTGCTATTACTCGAAAGACCAACACTCATCGACAGGGAGAGGCCCATGGCCAGCAAATCGGCAAAGACTGCACAAGAAATACTGATGGCTGACTTTCAGGCTTTGGTGCGCGACACCGAGCGACTCCTGGCCGACACTGCCAACCTGGCGGGCGATCAGGCCGACGAATTGCGCGAACAGATTCACGACCGCCTGGCCCAGGCTCGCGAAACCCTGCAGCTGACCCAGGACTCGGTGCGCGAACGCGGCCAGGCCGCGCTGGGCAACGCCGAGCAGTACGTGCAGGAAAACCCGTGGCAGGCGATCGGCATCGCGGCCGGCGTCGGCCTGTTGATAGGCCTGCTGGCCAACCGGCGCTAAGGGGTTCCCATGGAGAATGACGCCATTGGCGCCAGCGCCTCGGGCAAACGCCTGGGCGCGGCTGCGCTGGGGCTGCTGCACAGCCACATCGAACTGTTCGGCATCGAGTTGCAGGAGCAAAAGGGCCGCACCTTGCGCCTGCTGCTGTTCGCAGGTCTCGCCCTGGTGTTCGCCCTGCTGCTGCTGACAGCCCTGTCCGGGCTGTTGCTGGTACTGCTGTGGGACAGCTATCGACTGGCCGGCATCATTGGCCTGTGCGTGTTCTATGGGCTTGCCGCAGTGTATTGCGGGTTGCGCCTGAAGGCAGCCGTGTTTGACGAATCGTCGCCATTCGGGGCCACCCTCGAAGAACTCGCCAAGGACCGGGAGCGCCTGTTGCCATGAGCCTGCCACAACTGCCAGACACCCGTAATCCGCGCGAGCTGCGCAAAGCACTGCTGCGCCTGCGCATGGAGATGCACCGCCAGGAAATCCGCCATGAGTCCGGCCAGCTGATGGAGCCCTTGCGCCGCGTGCGCGGCATGGGCAGTTCGCTACACGAAGGGCTGGGGATAAAGCATGCGCCCTTGTGGGGGATTGGCGCCGTGGTGGCGCTGGGCTTCCTGACCGGCAAAGGCGTGCGCAGCGGTAACCTGGCGCGGCTGGTGCGCCTGGGCAGCAGCCTGCTGCCGCTGCTGCGCCTGTACATGCAAGGCACGCGTCGCCCCTGACGACCTGAACCCGCTTCCACAAGGCAGGTATCGACCTGCCCCTTGCGCAGATGAACACGACACCGGAAGCTATAGCCTTCGATCCACAGGAGAATGCGCCTTGGACTGGCACACCCTGCTCACCCGCGAACGCCTGGGCAAAGCCCTCTACAGCGCCGATGAACTCGGGCGCAGCCCCTTCCACAAAGACCACGACCGCATCATCTTCTCCGGCGCTTTCCGCCGCCTTGGGCGCAAGACCCAGGTGCACCCGGTTTCCAGCAACGACCATATCCATACGCGTCTGACCCACTCGCTGGAAGTCAGCTGTGTCGGTCGCTCGCTGGGCATGCGCGTCGGCGAAACCCTGCGCGACAACTTGCCCGACTGGTGCGCCCCCAGCGACCTGGGGATGATCGTGCAGTCAGCCTGCCTGGCCCACGACATCGGCAACCCGCCCTTCGGCCACTCCGGCGAGGATGCCATCCGCCACTGGTTCCAGCAGGCTGCCGGGCGCGGCTGGCTGGACGACATGAGCGACGACCAGCGGGCCGACTTCCTGAACTTCGAGGGCAACGCCCAGGGTTTTCGCGTGCTCACCCAACTGGAGTATCACCAGTTCGACGGCGGTACCCGGCTGACCTATGCCACCCTCGGCACTTACCTCAAGTACCCCTGGAGCGCACGCCACGCCGACGCCTTGGGCTACAAGAAGCACAAGTTCGGCAGCTACCAGAGTGAGCTGTACTTAGGCCTTGCAGCCAAAAATGACATTTTTTGAAAAGCAACAGCCAAAAGTTTATAAGTGCAACTATTTGGCAATATCAAGAAGAATTAGCATTCAAAAAAAGAATAAGGAGGTTTTTGCTAGAACGCCAGCTTACCACCGATCCAGCGAGCCAAGCCACCTAGATTCGCTCCCCACCCATACCACTAAACTGTCGAGCCAAGTGCATGGCATAGTTATCTGTCATACCGCTCACGTAATCCAGAACCTGCATGATTGCACCGTACTCCTTGGAAACACCCCCGCTAGCGTCTAAATTCTTCAAGTCTAAACCAAGAAGCTCAACCACCCTTCTAGTCTTCGAATCAGCCACACCGCCCTTTCTGACATATTCCAAAGCGGCAGAACAGCTAACGTTAAGAATCGTAGAAATTGTGCTGTAAGCCCCGATTTCTAACTCAACCTTCCTCGGATGTTGGAAGATTTCATCACGAGCAAGACCCTTGGCGGCTGATACACATTCACGCACGGTCTTATCACAAAGGTCTAAGATACCTAACACCTTGCCTGTCATAATTTCATTATGGTTATTCATGAAGGCTGTCGCTCCAGCATCTACAAAAGCTGAAATAACTTTTCCACGAACCATAGAGAGCCTACGGCCAACTTTCATGCCTTGAATTTCTTTGACAAGCTGATCCTTCTGGTAGTCGCTAAGGACAAGGCATAAAATTTCAAAGACTTTATCCCAGTCAAGGATACCCATCTCTACACCATCCTCTAAATCAAGAATGGCATAGCAGAAGTCATCAGAAATTTCCATCAAATTAGCCAGTGGATGGCGACACCGCCAACCATCACCCAGCTTTAACAAACCTGTAGCATCAGCCACTTCATTAAACAAACCCAACTCAGAGCAGTAAATACCGTATTTATTCTGAATCGGCCTTTGCATGTTAAGAGCATCCCCTGCCAGCCAAGGATACTTAATAAAAGCTCCAAGTGACGCATAGGTTAGACGCATCCCCCCTTCATAGGGATGATACTCTGAGGTAGTTAAAACCCTAAACCCTTGGGCATTACCTTCAAACCTACGCAAGTCAGCAGCTTCATTGAATGGAAGCCGCTCAATTATCTTTGCCCCGACATCATTGGAGAACCAGTGACGTATAGCCTCTTCACCTGTGTGCCCAAAGGGAGGGTTGCCAATGTCATGAGCAAGACAAGCAGTTTGGACAATATCACCAATATCAGAAGCTGAATGCTGCTCAGGGATAAGCCGTTCATTCAGAAGCTCTTGGCCAACCCTCACTCCCAGCGTCCGACCAACACAAGCCACTTCTAAGCTGTGCGTGAGGCGATTGTGAACGTGGTCATTAGTGGCGAGAGGATGGACCTGCGTTTTTCTTGCAAGGCGTCTGAAAGCACCAGAAAACACAACCTTGTCATGGTCTGAGTGGAAAGGTGAACGGCCTAGCTCAGATTTTGGAGGCCGACCGCCAAGACGGGTATT
This window harbors:
- a CDS encoding pseudouridine synthase, yielding MTTPFDPAHQQASTVCLPPGNWATVLDCLCDHFKAIDRAQWLDRFARGRVLNAEGHAVSAGLPYKRGMRLHYFREVPNERPIPVQETLLHVDEHLVVADKPHFLPVTPTGEYVEHTLLRRLIRRLDNPHLVPLHRIDRHTAGLVLFSANPHTRSAYQRLFPERRIDKRYQAIAAAMPQHVFPLVHKSRLVHGEPFFRMHEVEGEANSETLAEVLEKNGELWRYGLSPVTGKTHQLRVHMAALGAGISNDPFYPQLLNEEDDYQRPLKLLAQSLRFEDPLSGEERYFESRLSLDW
- a CDS encoding phage holin family protein; the encoded protein is MENDAIGASASGKRLGAAALGLLHSHIELFGIELQEQKGRTLRLLLFAGLALVFALLLLTALSGLLLVLLWDSYRLAGIIGLCVFYGLAAVYCGLRLKAAVFDESSPFGATLEELAKDRERLLP
- a CDS encoding D-Ala-D-Ala carboxypeptidase family metallohydrolase, producing the protein MLITPHFTLDEMTVSQLAARDGFDNTPSPEARANLQLLCGALEQVRALFDAPIIVSSGYRSERVNRLIGGAPKSQHVQGLAADFTVIEVSPRETVRRISNSAVPFDQLILEFDNWVHLSVSRGSPRRQVLTIRKGSGYLPGLQ
- a CDS encoding transcriptional regulator, whose product is MLNVEQLKYSVNRMPVERVADAVLELRLEGLVTDDRTPFGKVHFNTCFAEIEALFQRAGYHRGLDVVGYQGLLYALYDPGRWEPVQVLRWLKARSEAIAEAG
- a CDS encoding deoxyguanosinetriphosphate triphosphohydrolase, which encodes MASMSWEKLLNNTRLGGRPPKSELGRSPFHSDHDKVVFSGAFRRLARKTQVHPLATNDHVHNRLTHSLEVACVGRTLGVRVGQELLNERLIPEQHSASDIGDIVQTACLAHDIGNPPFGHTGEEAIRHWFSNDVGAKIIERLPFNEAADLRRFEGNAQGFRVLTTSEYHPYEGGMRLTYASLGAFIKYPWLAGDALNMQRPIQNKYGIYCSELGLFNEVADATGLLKLGDGWRCRHPLANLMEISDDFCYAILDLEDGVEMGILDWDKVFEILCLVLSDYQKDQLVKEIQGMKVGRRLSMVRGKVISAFVDAGATAFMNNHNEIMTGKVLGILDLCDKTVRECVSAAKGLARDEIFQHPRKVELEIGAYSTISTILNVSCSAALEYVRKGGVADSKTRRVVELLGLDLKNLDASGGVSKEYGAIMQVLDYVSGMTDNYAMHLARQFSGMGGERI
- a CDS encoding YqjD family protein — encoded protein: MASKSAKTAQEILMADFQALVRDTERLLADTANLAGDQADELREQIHDRLAQARETLQLTQDSVRERGQAALGNAEQYVQENPWQAIGIAAGVGLLIGLLANRR
- a CDS encoding glutaredoxin family protein, translating into MLPECQLFGTLGCHLCEVAEGVLMPFVDHGLLVELVDIAENEALFELYGLIIPVLKRCDNGGELHWPFDAEQVVAFLAQ
- a CDS encoding ammonium transporter, giving the protein MENMHSAMDSLVHGSNTLFILMGAILVLAMHAGFAFLEVGTVRHKNQVNALSKILSDFAISALVYFFIGYWIAYGVNFFQPAAVLAADHGYSLVKCFFLLTFAAAIPAIISGGIAERARFVPQLCATALIVAFIYPFFEGVVWNGNLGLQAWLQARFGAPFHDFAGSVVVHAMGGWLALAAVLLLGARRGRYRDGRLVAFAPSSIPFLALGSWILIIGWFGFNVMSAQTLQGVSGLVAINSLMAMVGGTLSALLAGRNDPGFLHNGPLAGLVAICAGSDLMHPIGALTTGLVAGALFVWTFTAAQNRWKIDDVLGVWPLHGLCGVWGGIACGVFGQAALGGMGGVSLVSQLLGSLMGVVVALVGGFAVYGVIRALHGLRLSHEQEFQGADLSLHRIGATSQD